The genomic DNA ATCGCCGAATGGACGCGTTTGTGATTGTAGAAAAACTCGATATATTCAAAGATCTTACTTTGCGCTTCCTTACGGGTCTTGAACTTTTCCAAATAAACGAGTTCCTTTTTGAGTACGCTGTGAAACGATTCGATGCAGGCGTTGTCGTAGCAGTTGCCCTTGCGGCTCATGCTGCCCTGCATCCCGTATTT from Candidatus Reconcilbacillus cellulovorans includes the following:
- a CDS encoding integrase, which gives rise to KYGMQGSMSRKGNCYDNACIESFHSVLKKELVYLEKFKTRKEAQSKIFEYIEFFYNHKRVHSAIGYLTPVQYEQMYDRAV